One genomic segment of Alkalimarinus alittae includes these proteins:
- the nirB gene encoding nitrite reductase large subunit NirB, with protein sequence MRDKLVVIGNGMAGMRTVEELLKIAPDKYDITVFGAEPYGNYNRIMLSPVLTGEKTIEEIMINNLDWYKDNNITLHAGDDKKAVNIDRRNQKVIAADGTEAQYDRLLLATGSNPFIIPLPGHDLDGVISFRDIADVETMLKASKEKKHAIVIGGGLLGLEAANGLMKQGMDVTVVHNLEVLMNRQLDEPSAKLLEQSLVERGLKFKMNANTSELTADENGHVKSIVFSDGEKLPAELVVMAVGIRPNIELAQKVGLHCERGIVVNDTLQTFDPKIYAIGECIQHREELFGLVAPIWDQAKVAANHLAAYGIGIYRTQATSTKLKVTGIDLFSAGDFSGDDDTDEVIFQDPKRGIYKKVVLKEDKIIGSVMYGDTMDGSWYFQLMKDGTNVADFRDSLLFGQAHMGDSGHAGVNAAADLPDSAEICGCNGVCKGDIVKAITEENLYTLDEVRASTKASASCGSCTGLVEQVIASTLGGDYNPSESQKTICACTSYGHDQVRDAIKPNNLKSFHAVSHFLEFSNADGCHVCRPAINYYLLAAWPGEYEDDLASRFTNERMHANIQKDNTYTVVPRMFGGVTTAKDLRVIADAADKYEVPMVKVTGGQRIDLVGVKKENLIPMWKDLNDAGMVSGHAYGKALRTVKTCIGSQYCRFGTQDSTGAGIRIEEMTWGSWTPAKFKIAVSGCPRNCAEATIKDIGIVAVDSGWEIYVAGNGGIKVRVSDFLVKVATEDEVLEYTGAFMQMYREQGHHNERTAPWIERVGLQYIKDQIVENAEKRKAYYEGFLFSQKFSQKDPWKERASEGVAQNDFIPLAEV encoded by the coding sequence ATGAGAGATAAGCTGGTCGTAATCGGAAATGGTATGGCAGGTATGCGTACAGTTGAAGAGCTACTTAAAATAGCCCCTGATAAATACGATATCACCGTATTTGGTGCAGAGCCTTACGGAAACTATAACCGCATCATGCTGTCTCCTGTTCTGACGGGTGAGAAGACGATTGAAGAGATTATGATTAATAATCTTGATTGGTATAAAGACAACAATATTACACTACATGCCGGTGACGATAAAAAAGCCGTTAACATTGACCGTCGTAACCAGAAAGTCATCGCTGCTGATGGTACCGAAGCCCAATACGACCGACTTCTCCTCGCTACGGGCTCTAATCCCTTTATTATTCCTTTACCTGGGCATGATCTTGACGGTGTGATTTCATTTCGCGATATTGCTGATGTCGAGACCATGTTAAAAGCCTCTAAAGAAAAGAAACATGCCATTGTTATCGGTGGTGGTCTATTGGGGCTTGAGGCCGCAAACGGTTTAATGAAGCAAGGAATGGACGTTACCGTTGTTCATAACCTAGAAGTACTCATGAATCGCCAGCTAGATGAGCCTTCTGCAAAGTTGCTTGAGCAATCATTGGTAGAGCGCGGCTTAAAATTCAAAATGAATGCCAATACATCAGAGTTAACAGCAGATGAAAATGGTCACGTTAAATCGATTGTTTTTTCAGATGGTGAAAAACTGCCTGCAGAGCTTGTCGTTATGGCTGTCGGTATTCGCCCTAATATTGAACTCGCGCAGAAAGTCGGGCTCCATTGTGAGCGCGGCATCGTAGTAAATGATACCTTGCAAACATTTGACCCTAAAATTTACGCCATTGGGGAATGTATTCAGCACCGTGAAGAGCTATTTGGTTTGGTAGCCCCTATTTGGGACCAAGCAAAAGTAGCAGCTAACCATCTTGCAGCCTACGGCATTGGAATTTATCGTACACAAGCCACATCAACCAAATTAAAAGTCACAGGTATTGACCTGTTTTCAGCCGGCGATTTTTCTGGTGATGATGATACTGATGAAGTCATCTTTCAGGACCCTAAACGCGGTATCTACAAAAAAGTGGTTTTAAAAGAAGACAAAATCATCGGCTCTGTGATGTATGGCGACACCATGGACGGCTCCTGGTACTTTCAGCTAATGAAAGATGGTACAAACGTCGCAGACTTCCGTGACTCACTGCTCTTTGGACAAGCACATATGGGTGACTCGGGTCACGCGGGGGTTAATGCCGCTGCAGACTTGCCCGATTCAGCCGAAATATGTGGCTGTAACGGTGTATGTAAAGGCGATATTGTAAAAGCCATTACTGAAGAGAATCTATATACCCTCGATGAGGTCCGTGCATCCACTAAAGCATCTGCCTCTTGTGGTTCTTGTACTGGCTTAGTGGAGCAGGTTATCGCCTCTACATTAGGCGGAGATTACAACCCTAGCGAAAGCCAGAAGACGATCTGTGCTTGTACAAGCTATGGTCATGATCAAGTTCGGGATGCGATTAAGCCAAATAACCTTAAATCATTCCATGCGGTATCCCACTTTCTTGAATTTTCTAATGCTGATGGTTGTCACGTCTGTCGTCCGGCCATTAACTACTACTTGCTCGCGGCATGGCCTGGCGAGTACGAAGATGACTTGGCATCACGCTTCACCAACGAACGCATGCACGCCAACATCCAAAAAGATAACACCTATACCGTAGTTCCTAGAATGTTTGGCGGCGTGACCACAGCAAAAGACTTGCGGGTTATCGCTGATGCAGCAGATAAATACGAAGTACCCATGGTTAAGGTGACAGGCGGCCAACGTATCGACTTGGTTGGCGTTAAGAAAGAAAACCTAATTCCTATGTGGAAAGACCTTAATGACGCAGGCATGGTGTCGGGTCACGCCTACGGTAAAGCACTACGAACCGTTAAAACCTGTATCGGCTCACAGTACTGTCGCTTTGGTACTCAAGATTCAACCGGCGCAGGCATTAGAATCGAAGAAATGACATGGGGTTCATGGACACCTGCAAAGTTCAAAATTGCTGTATCCGGTTGTCCACGTAACTGTGCCGAAGCCACCATTAAAGATATAGGTATTGTCGCAGTTGATTCAGGCTGGGAAATCTATGTAGCGGGTAACGGCGGTATTAAGGTTCGCGTTTCTGACTTCTTGGTTAAAGTCGCGACCGAAGATGAAGTGCTTGAATATACTGGTGCCTTTATGCAGATGTACCGTGAGCAAGGCCACCACAACGAGCGAACAGCACCGTGGATCGAGCGCGTAGGTCTGCAATATATTAAAGATCAGATAGTAGAGAATGCAGAGAAACGTAAAGCCTATTATGAAGGGTTCTTATTCTCTCAAAAGTTCTCTCAGAAAGATCCATGGAAAGAGCGTGCGAGTGAAGGCGTTGCCCAAAATGACTTTATTCCATTAGCAGAAGTTTAA
- a CDS encoding NarK family nitrate/nitrite MFS transporter has translation MSGESLNILNFADKKIRMLHVSWIAFFITFVVWFNHAPLLAFMKEAFDLSSQQVKALMILNVAMTIPARILIGMLVDKFGPRIIYSGLLMTSGVVCTAFALAQTYEQLALLRFLMGFTGAGFVIGIRLVSEWFPAKTVGVAEGIYGGWGNFGSAAAAMLLPTLALVIGGEDGWRYALMCTGAVAFLYGIFFYKVARNTPKGSTYFKPKKSGGLEVTSKRDFYFYLAMNIPMYIALAVLTWKLGPEKINLLSDFASNVIYVGLAALFVVQTSQIYKVNKENLKNGVPELQQYKFKQVAILNWAYFVTFGSELAVVSMLPLFFMETFELTAVTAGLLASGFAFMNLVARPGGGWLSDKFGRKKTLSILICGLAIGYMVLSQIDSAWLIPLAVVATMCCSFFVQAGEGAVFAMVPLVQRRMTGQIAGMTGAYGNVGAVIFLTVLSFVDTATFFMFIAGAAAVCFIFVQFLEEPAGHMAEVMEDGSVQLIEVS, from the coding sequence ATGTCCGGTGAAAGCCTCAATATTCTCAACTTTGCGGATAAAAAAATTCGCATGCTCCACGTATCGTGGATCGCATTCTTCATTACTTTTGTGGTGTGGTTTAACCATGCCCCTCTATTAGCGTTTATGAAAGAAGCGTTTGATCTATCGAGCCAGCAAGTTAAAGCGCTAATGATTTTGAATGTGGCGATGACTATTCCTGCTCGAATTCTGATTGGTATGCTAGTGGATAAATTTGGCCCTCGTATTATTTACAGTGGGCTGTTGATGACATCGGGTGTAGTCTGTACAGCCTTTGCGCTTGCTCAAACCTATGAGCAATTAGCCTTGTTGCGTTTTTTGATGGGCTTTACGGGGGCTGGGTTTGTTATAGGTATTCGTTTGGTGAGTGAATGGTTCCCTGCAAAGACGGTGGGTGTCGCTGAAGGTATATACGGCGGTTGGGGAAACTTTGGCTCAGCTGCAGCTGCGATGTTATTACCCACGCTAGCACTTGTTATTGGAGGTGAAGATGGATGGCGTTATGCGCTAATGTGTACCGGCGCAGTTGCATTTTTGTATGGTATTTTCTTTTATAAGGTCGCTCGAAATACGCCTAAGGGTTCAACGTATTTTAAACCTAAAAAGTCGGGTGGTTTAGAAGTCACCTCTAAGCGTGATTTCTATTTCTATCTAGCCATGAATATCCCCATGTATATTGCATTAGCGGTATTAACATGGAAGTTAGGTCCAGAAAAAATTAATTTGTTAAGTGACTTTGCCAGTAATGTTATCTATGTGGGGCTAGCCGCTTTGTTTGTTGTACAGACCAGCCAAATCTACAAGGTAAATAAAGAAAACCTTAAAAACGGCGTTCCCGAATTACAGCAATATAAATTTAAACAGGTTGCTATTTTAAACTGGGCTTACTTTGTTACCTTTGGCTCTGAGCTAGCGGTTGTGTCTATGCTGCCTTTATTCTTTATGGAAACTTTTGAGTTAACCGCGGTTACCGCAGGGTTATTAGCCTCCGGCTTTGCCTTTATGAACTTGGTGGCGCGCCCAGGTGGTGGTTGGTTAAGTGATAAGTTTGGTCGTAAGAAAACGTTGTCTATTCTGATTTGTGGTTTGGCGATAGGTTATATGGTGCTGAGTCAGATCGATAGTGCGTGGTTAATTCCGCTAGCGGTTGTGGCAACAATGTGTTGTTCGTTCTTTGTGCAGGCGGGCGAGGGGGCTGTATTTGCTATGGTGCCTTTGGTTCAGCGAAGAATGACTGGGCAAATTGCTGGCATGACAGGCGCATACGGTAATGTAGGTGCGGTCATCTTTTTAACGGTATTATCGTTTGTTGATACGGCTACCTTCTTTATGTTTATTGCGGGTGCTGCAGCGGTATGCTTCATCTTTGTGCAGTTTCTTGAAGAGCCTGCAGGTCATATGGCTGAAGTAATGGAAGATGGCTCTGTACAACTGATTGAAGTGTCGTAG
- the nirD gene encoding nitrite reductase small subunit NirD yields MSQTIEIGKLTDIPKLGSRVVKTKQGDIAVFRTMDDEVFALHDSCPHKQGALSQGIVHGKSVTCPLHNWVIGLDDGEAKGHDKGCTKTFEARLEGGMVYLFLEDVIAA; encoded by the coding sequence ATGAGTCAAACCATTGAAATAGGAAAATTAACAGACATACCAAAACTCGGTTCACGGGTGGTTAAAACCAAACAAGGTGACATTGCCGTTTTTCGCACGATGGACGATGAAGTATTCGCCCTACACGATAGCTGCCCGCATAAACAAGGCGCATTATCTCAGGGTATCGTGCACGGTAAATCAGTCACCTGCCCGCTTCATAACTGGGTCATTGGCCTCGATGATGGAGAAGCTAAAGGTCACGATAAAGGCTGCACAAAAACCTTTGAAGCGCGACTTGAAGGCGGCATGGTTTATCTATTTTTAGAAGATGTTATCGCAGCATAA